A portion of the Streptomyces erythrochromogenes genome contains these proteins:
- a CDS encoding DnaJ C-terminal domain-containing protein — translation MARDYYEALGVSRSASQDEIQQAYRKLARRHHPDVNKDPGAEERFKDLNEAYSVLSDPKTRARYDRFGEDFRKIPEDYDERVAAGAGGGFRGRTTAGGGGPRVRYAGFGDDFGAEGIDIEDLFGSMFGAGAARGSVPGADQEAELSLTVEEAYRGGRRTVTLAGPTGQPRRYEVDVPPGVTDGQRIRLAGEGGRGSGDAAAGDLYLRVRIQPHPRFRLDGRDVHVQVPVTPWEAALGATVPVPTPGGGTAKVTVPAGSSSGRRLRLRGEGMPNPRGANGDLYAELRIVVPPTLGDRERELFAELAAASSYDPRRT, via the coding sequence ATGGCGCGGGACTACTACGAGGCGCTCGGGGTGTCGCGGTCCGCGAGCCAGGACGAGATCCAGCAGGCATATCGCAAACTCGCCCGCAGGCACCACCCCGACGTCAACAAGGACCCCGGGGCGGAAGAGCGCTTCAAGGACCTCAACGAGGCATACAGCGTCCTGTCCGATCCCAAGACCCGGGCCCGTTACGACCGCTTCGGCGAGGATTTCCGCAAGATCCCGGAGGACTACGACGAACGGGTCGCGGCGGGAGCGGGCGGCGGCTTCCGCGGCCGGACGACCGCAGGCGGGGGCGGCCCTCGGGTCCGGTACGCCGGCTTCGGAGACGACTTCGGAGCGGAGGGCATCGACATCGAGGACCTGTTCGGCTCCATGTTCGGAGCCGGCGCCGCCCGGGGGAGCGTCCCCGGAGCGGACCAGGAGGCCGAACTGTCGCTCACCGTCGAGGAGGCGTACCGAGGCGGCCGTCGCACCGTCACGCTCGCCGGTCCCACCGGGCAGCCGCGGCGGTACGAGGTCGACGTGCCGCCGGGCGTCACCGACGGGCAGCGCATCCGGCTGGCGGGCGAGGGCGGCCGGGGCAGTGGTGACGCCGCCGCGGGCGACCTGTACCTGCGCGTGCGTATCCAGCCCCACCCCCGGTTCCGGCTGGACGGCCGCGACGTGCACGTCCAGGTCCCGGTGACCCCCTGGGAGGCGGCCCTGGGCGCGACCGTGCCGGTGCCCACCCCCGGCGGCGGCACGGCCAAGGTCACGGTGCCCGCGGGCTCGTCCAGCGGCCGGCGGCTGCGGCTGCGCGGCGAGGGCATGCCGAACCCGCGCGGCGCGAACGGCGACCTGTACGCCGAACTCCGCATCGTGGTGCCACCCACCCTCGGCGACCGGGAGCGCGAACTGTTCGCGGAGCTCGCCGCCGCCTCCTCGTACGACCCCAGGAGGACGTGA
- a CDS encoding nucleotide exchange factor GrpE, with the protein MPTYPQEPDRAAPDPAEPVPEGAGPPPRGDLPQPGPSRHGAANGEPGPDAAGPASAEDEYTTAIQELEDRWRRALADLDNLRKRHARELERERAVERARTAAAFLPVLDNLELALTHAGADPGAIVEGIRAVSDQAVNVLELLGYPRHAETGVPFDPARHEVVGVVQDPDAAPGTVVEVLRPGYGNGERQLRPAAVTVAKRE; encoded by the coding sequence ATGCCCACCTACCCCCAGGAACCCGACCGGGCCGCGCCGGATCCGGCCGAACCGGTCCCGGAAGGAGCCGGACCCCCGCCTCGAGGGGACCTGCCCCAACCGGGCCCGTCCCGGCACGGAGCGGCGAACGGCGAACCGGGACCCGATGCCGCCGGCCCCGCGTCCGCCGAGGACGAGTACACGACCGCGATCCAGGAACTGGAGGACCGTTGGCGGCGCGCACTCGCCGACCTCGACAACCTCCGCAAGCGTCACGCCAGGGAACTGGAGCGCGAACGGGCGGTGGAGCGTGCCCGCACGGCGGCCGCGTTCCTGCCCGTCCTCGACAACCTCGAACTCGCCCTGACCCACGCGGGCGCCGATCCGGGCGCGATCGTGGAGGGCATCCGGGCCGTAAGCGACCAAGCGGTGAACGTCCTCGAACTGCTCGGCTACCCGCGGCACGCGGAGACCGGGGTCCCCTTCGACCCGGCCCGGCACGAGGTGGTCGGCGTCGTCCAGGACCCGGACGCCGCACCGGGCACGGTCGTCGAGGTACTGCGCCCCGGCTACGGGAACGGCGAGCGGCAGCTCAGGCCCGCCGCCGTGACCGTCGCGAAGCGGGAGTGA
- a CDS encoding chaperone modulator CbpM, whose translation MNEPPVGASGPGRAGAGNRPVRTGADLTASTAVRYALVPAPRLSLDAVSRRSGLHPDLIRRFVALGLIDAGRDAAGHLVFDPTAPAVLARIQRLRTGLCLNYASIGLVLDLLDRISLLEAALRGRGTRSETPPWT comes from the coding sequence ATGAACGAACCACCCGTGGGAGCGTCAGGCCCCGGCCGGGCCGGCGCGGGCAACCGTCCGGTACGAACGGGCGCCGACCTCACCGCCTCGACGGCCGTCCGGTACGCGCTCGTGCCCGCCCCCAGGCTCTCCCTCGACGCCGTGTCCCGTCGCTCGGGCCTCCACCCCGATCTGATCCGGCGGTTCGTCGCCCTCGGCCTGATCGACGCCGGACGCGACGCCGCGGGACACCTGGTGTTCGACCCCACGGCCCCGGCGGTCCTCGCCCGCATCCAGCGGCTGCGCACCGGACTCTGCCTCAACTACGCATCCATCGGCCTGGTGCTCGACCTGCTCGACCGCATCAGCCTGCTCGAAGCCGCCCTGCGCGGCCGCGGCACGAGGAGTGAAACACCCCCATGGACATGA
- the dnaK gene encoding molecular chaperone DnaK, which translates to MAKAVGIDLGTTNSVIAVWEGGEPSVVPNSEGNRTTPSVVGFTDTGERLVGQLARRQAILNPKGTIYSAKRFIGRHFDEISDEARAVAYDVVEGDGGAARFKVRDKLYAPEEISAQVLRKLTDDASKQLGERVTEAVITVPAYFNDAQRTATKDAGRIAGLEVLRIINEPTAAALAYGVDKKEHETVLVFDLGGGTFDVSILDVGDGVVEVRSTAGDSHLGGDDFDRRLVDHLADDFQKENGIDLRQDAQALQRLFEAAEKAKTELSSVTQTQVSLPFITADAAGPKHLTDSIMRSTFEQITGDLVERCLGPVQQAIADAKVGESDIDEVILVGGSTRIPAVQTLVRRLTGGKEPNMSVNPDEVVALGAAIQAGVLKGEVKDVLLLDVTPLSLGVETRGGVMTKIIERNTTIPVRRSETFSTAEDNQPAVDVVVLQGERELAADNRVLGRFQLTDIRPAPRGEAQIEVTFDIDANGILEVKARDRDTGKEQGITISESSNLDRSEVERMVQEAESNQGQDKALREAVDARNELDAVAYQVEKRLAELGDAAPAHEKARGEMLVSDARAAVKEEAAVERVRPLTSELQQVLAGLAAHQGAATTGGGPAQDAATGGPTSGGGGDDDVIDAEFDKG; encoded by the coding sequence ATGGCCAAGGCAGTGGGCATCGACCTGGGCACCACCAACTCGGTGATCGCCGTGTGGGAGGGCGGAGAGCCATCCGTCGTGCCCAACAGCGAGGGCAACCGCACGACACCGTCCGTGGTGGGCTTCACCGATACCGGGGAACGTCTGGTGGGCCAGCTGGCCCGGCGCCAGGCGATCCTCAATCCCAAGGGCACCATCTACTCGGCCAAGCGGTTCATCGGCCGGCATTTCGACGAGATCTCCGACGAGGCCAGGGCGGTGGCGTACGACGTCGTCGAGGGCGACGGCGGGGCGGCCCGCTTCAAGGTGCGCGACAAGCTGTACGCGCCCGAGGAGATCAGCGCACAGGTGCTGCGCAAACTCACCGACGACGCCTCCAAGCAGCTCGGGGAGCGGGTCACGGAGGCGGTCATCACGGTGCCCGCCTACTTCAACGACGCCCAGCGCACCGCCACCAAGGACGCAGGCCGGATCGCGGGACTGGAAGTGCTGCGGATCATCAACGAGCCGACGGCGGCTGCCCTCGCGTACGGCGTGGACAAGAAGGAGCACGAGACCGTCCTCGTCTTCGACCTGGGCGGCGGCACCTTCGACGTGAGCATCCTCGACGTCGGCGACGGCGTGGTGGAGGTGCGCTCCACCGCAGGCGACAGCCACCTGGGCGGCGACGACTTCGACCGGCGCCTGGTGGACCACCTCGCGGACGACTTCCAGAAGGAGAACGGCATCGACCTGCGACAGGACGCGCAGGCGCTGCAACGCTTGTTCGAGGCGGCGGAGAAGGCCAAGACCGAGCTGAGTTCGGTGACGCAGACGCAGGTCAGCCTGCCGTTCATCACCGCCGACGCCGCCGGGCCCAAGCACCTCACCGACTCGATCATGCGGTCCACGTTCGAGCAGATCACCGGCGACCTGGTGGAACGCTGCCTGGGACCGGTCCAGCAGGCCATCGCCGACGCCAAGGTCGGCGAGAGCGACATCGACGAGGTCATCCTTGTCGGCGGATCCACCCGCATCCCCGCTGTCCAGACCCTGGTCCGCCGACTGACCGGCGGCAAGGAACCCAACATGAGCGTCAACCCCGATGAGGTCGTGGCCCTCGGTGCCGCGATCCAGGCAGGGGTGCTCAAGGGTGAGGTCAAGGATGTCCTGCTGCTCGACGTAACCCCCTTGTCGCTGGGCGTGGAGACACGCGGCGGAGTGATGACGAAGATCATCGAGCGGAACACCACCATCCCGGTGCGCCGCAGCGAGACTTTCTCCACCGCCGAGGACAACCAGCCGGCCGTCGACGTGGTCGTCCTCCAGGGCGAGCGCGAGCTGGCCGCCGACAACCGGGTGCTGGGCCGGTTCCAGCTCACCGACATCCGGCCGGCGCCGCGGGGCGAAGCACAGATCGAGGTCACCTTCGACATCGACGCCAACGGCATCCTCGAGGTCAAGGCCCGTGACCGGGACACCGGCAAGGAACAGGGCATCACCATCAGCGAGAGCTCCAACCTGGACCGCAGCGAGGTCGAACGCATGGTCCAGGAGGCCGAAAGCAACCAGGGCCAGGACAAGGCACTTCGCGAGGCCGTCGACGCCCGCAACGAACTCGACGCCGTCGCGTACCAGGTCGAGAAGCGTCTCGCCGAACTGGGCGACGCAGCGCCCGCGCACGAGAAGGCACGCGGCGAGATGCTCGTGTCGGACGCCCGGGCGGCGGTCAAGGAAGAGGCGGCCGTGGAACGCGTGCGCCCCCTGACCTCCGAACTCCAGCAGGTGCTCGCCGGGCTGGCGGCCCACCAGGGCGCCGCCACTACGGGCGGAGGTCCCGCCCAGGACGCCGCCACCGGCGGTCCCACGAGTGGCGGTGGCGGTGACGATGATGTCATCGACGCCGAGTTCGACAAGGGCTGA